A window from Exiguobacterium marinum DSM 16307 encodes these proteins:
- a CDS encoding ribosomal-processing cysteine protease Prp — protein sequence MIRVKVRRDEANLIRSVEVTGHANFAEPGSDLVCAGVSAIIFGAYNAVETLAGQSLLVEMADQTEGGYFYVETYPDLSPQDMERTQLLLEGMLVQLDTIAQSYGEYIQIEQ from the coding sequence ATGATTCGGGTCAAGGTAAGACGAGACGAAGCGAATTTGATTCGCTCTGTCGAAGTGACTGGTCATGCCAACTTTGCAGAACCTGGTTCTGACTTGGTGTGCGCCGGTGTTTCAGCCATCATATTTGGTGCCTATAACGCCGTCGAAACGCTTGCGGGTCAATCGCTTCTTGTAGAAATGGCAGATCAAACAGAGGGTGGTTACTTTTATGTCGAGACGTATCCTGACTTATCACCGCAGGATATGGAACGCACCCAACTGTTATTAGAAGGGATGCTCGTGCAGTTAGACACGATCGCCCAAAGCTACGGTGAATATATCCAAATTGAACAATAG
- the rpmA gene encoding 50S ribosomal protein L27: MLQLNLQFFASKKGVGSTKNGRDSISKRLGAKRADGQTVSAGSILYRQRGTKIHPGENVGRGGDDTLFAKVDGVVRYERLGRDKKQVSVYPGA; encoded by the coding sequence ATGTTACAATTGAACCTTCAGTTCTTCGCTTCGAAAAAGGGAGTTGGTTCGACTAAAAACGGTCGTGACTCAATTTCGAAACGTCTCGGTGCAAAACGCGCTGACGGACAAACAGTTTCAGCTGGATCAATCCTTTACCGCCAACGCGGTACAAAGATTCACCCAGGTGAAAACGTTGGCCGTGGTGGCGACGACACTTTGTTTGCGAAAGTTGACGGCGTAGTACGCTATGAGCGTCTTGGTCGCGACAAGAAACAAGTGAGCGTTTACCCAGGCGCGTAA
- a CDS encoding rod shape-determining protein — MFRSFNREIGIDLGTANTLVYVKGQGIVVREPSVVAFRTDTGRIEAVGNQAKDMIGRTPGNVSARRPMKDGVIADFETTATMIKYFMEQAQKSKGGLFASKTNVMICVPSGITSVEKRAVEDAAKQAGAREAYTIEEPFAAAIGAGLPVWEPTGSMVVDIGGGTTEVAVISLGGIVTSQSIRVGGDEMDDAIIRYIKNKYNLMIGERTAETLKMEVGSARIDASNEAEKMEIRGRDLVTGLPKQIEVTSTEVCEALSDTVEAILAGVKQTLEQTPPELAADVMDRGIVLTGGGALLKNLDDVISDETHIPTLVADEPLDCVAIGTGKSLEMMDVLRSKSGISSRR; from the coding sequence ATGTTTCGTAGTTTTAACCGAGAAATCGGAATCGACCTTGGAACGGCTAACACGCTCGTTTATGTAAAAGGTCAAGGAATTGTTGTACGTGAACCGTCCGTCGTGGCGTTCCGCACTGATACAGGAAGAATTGAGGCCGTTGGTAACCAGGCCAAAGATATGATTGGACGTACTCCAGGGAACGTCTCTGCACGTCGTCCTATGAAAGACGGCGTCATCGCTGACTTTGAAACGACTGCAACGATGATTAAATACTTCATGGAACAAGCTCAAAAATCAAAAGGCGGTTTGTTCGCATCGAAGACGAACGTCATGATTTGTGTCCCGAGCGGTATCACGTCTGTTGAAAAACGTGCCGTCGAAGACGCAGCTAAACAAGCAGGTGCTCGTGAAGCATATACGATCGAAGAACCGTTCGCGGCAGCAATCGGTGCAGGCCTCCCGGTTTGGGAACCGACTGGCTCGATGGTCGTCGATATCGGTGGCGGAACGACCGAAGTCGCAGTGATCTCACTCGGCGGCATCGTGACAAGCCAATCGATTCGTGTCGGTGGTGACGAAATGGATGATGCCATTATTCGTTACATCAAAAACAAGTACAACCTCATGATCGGGGAACGTACGGCCGAGACGCTCAAAATGGAAGTCGGTTCGGCGCGCATCGATGCATCGAACGAAGCGGAAAAGATGGAAATCCGTGGTCGCGACCTCGTGACAGGACTTCCGAAACAAATCGAAGTCACATCTACAGAAGTGTGTGAAGCACTTTCGGATACGGTCGAAGCGATTTTAGCAGGTGTCAAGCAGACGCTCGAACAAACACCTCCTGAACTCGCAGCTGACGTGATGGACCGCGGAATCGTCTTGACTGGTGGCGGCGCGCTCCTTAAAAACTTGGACGACGTGATTTCAGACGAGACACATATCCCGACACTCGTTGCGGATGAACCACTCGACTGCGTTGCGATTGGTACAGGGAAATCTCTTGAAATGATGGACGTCCTCCGTTCGAAATCAGGCATCTCGTCACGTCGATGA
- the minD gene encoding septum site-determining protein MinD: MEQVVEPVHTEKEVKNGRAIVVTSGKGGVGKTTTTANIGTGLALSGHSVCLVDTDIGLRNLDIILGLDNRSIYNLVDVITGQCKLNQALVRDKRFEEMYLLPAAQSKDKTSVNPEQVKEIVDQLKTEYDFVLIDCPAGIEQGFMNAIAGADEAIVVTTPEKAAVQDADRIIGMLEQAEHIDAPKLVVNRVKNHLVESGDMLDIDDIMRILSIDLLGVVIDDEEVIAAANRGVPVTMNPDNYAGQAYRNITRRILGESVPLMSIQTDAAPVGFWAKLMMKFGMKKV, translated from the coding sequence ATGGAGCAAGTAGTGGAGCCTGTACATACAGAAAAAGAAGTGAAAAACGGCAGAGCCATCGTCGTGACATCAGGAAAAGGGGGCGTCGGTAAGACAACGACGACCGCGAACATCGGGACGGGGCTCGCCTTGTCTGGTCACTCGGTCTGTCTCGTCGACACGGATATCGGATTACGTAACCTCGATATCATTCTCGGACTCGACAACCGGAGCATTTATAACCTCGTCGACGTCATCACAGGGCAGTGTAAATTGAACCAGGCGCTCGTTCGCGACAAGCGGTTCGAGGAGATGTACCTACTCCCGGCAGCACAGTCAAAAGATAAGACATCGGTCAATCCCGAACAAGTGAAGGAGATTGTCGATCAGTTGAAGACGGAATATGATTTCGTCTTGATTGATTGTCCTGCAGGAATTGAGCAAGGATTCATGAACGCGATTGCTGGAGCGGATGAGGCGATTGTCGTCACGACACCTGAGAAGGCAGCTGTTCAGGATGCAGACCGGATCATCGGGATGCTTGAACAAGCGGAGCATATCGATGCACCAAAGCTGGTTGTCAACCGAGTCAAGAATCACCTTGTCGAGTCAGGTGATATGCTTGACATCGATGACATCATGCGGATTCTTTCGATTGACCTGCTCGGCGTCGTGATTGACGATGAGGAAGTGATTGCTGCTGCAAACCGTGGGGTCCCGGTCACGATGAACCCAGATAACTATGCCGGACAGGCGTACCGGAACATCACACGCCGTATCCTCGGCGAATCGGTCCCGCTCATGTCGATTCAGACGGACGCGGCACCGGTCGGCTTCTGGGCAAAACTGATGATGAAGTTTGGAATGAAAAAAGTGTAA
- a CDS encoding Spo0B domain-containing protein, which translates to MDSEQTLELLSTVRHEWMNRLQLISLYAALDPTKLEELYERYRKQADEESALVRLNVPQTSLVVIQANWEGRMTYTISTDQLAIDDARVAEMLVRLLEDTDGPIHVTFTDGLMVRVTGTVPAGVNPSADVYEQNVDSTTFHIKEGK; encoded by the coding sequence ATGGATTCAGAACAGACACTCGAGCTCTTATCGACCGTCCGTCACGAATGGATGAATCGGCTTCAATTGATCTCACTCTATGCGGCACTCGATCCGACTAAGCTCGAGGAACTTTACGAACGCTATCGGAAACAGGCTGACGAGGAGAGTGCGCTCGTTCGTCTGAACGTGCCGCAGACGAGCCTTGTCGTGATTCAAGCGAATTGGGAAGGACGGATGACGTATACGATTTCGACCGACCAACTTGCCATCGATGACGCGCGAGTGGCAGAGATGCTTGTCCGTTTATTAGAAGACACGGACGGGCCGATTCATGTGACGTTCACGGACGGACTGATGGTTCGCGTCACGGGCACTGTCCCGGCAGGTGTGAACCCATCAGCCGATGTGTACGAACAGAACGTAGATAGTACTACGTTTCACATAAAGGAGGGGAAATAA
- a CDS encoding peptidoglycan DD-metalloendopeptidase family protein, which translates to MIEKAILLLNNARIIAGYKNPTCHKAMEFQHFGIDMADLKRKDLSVYAPFKMKVTAVGNDTLMGGSVIAISENPVDVLYGSKKGARRLVVRMAHLAEVYVKVGDVVVPENAKIADYGSTGRYGGSPHLHIELDTDIDYPTYSPTLFRSSNIWKAGRDSTLNPMDVFKVDTTGKRGYKQTFNHAIASGAWVQPDDKTTLELNGKVIKSKGI; encoded by the coding sequence ATGATTGAGAAAGCTATATTGTTACTGAACAATGCTCGCATCATCGCTGGATACAAAAATCCCACTTGTCATAAAGCGATGGAATTTCAGCACTTTGGGATTGATATGGCGGATCTAAAACGTAAAGATTTGAGTGTATATGCTCCTTTCAAAATGAAAGTCACTGCTGTTGGAAATGACACACTCATGGGCGGTAGCGTCATCGCTATCAGTGAGAATCCAGTTGACGTCCTCTATGGGTCGAAGAAAGGTGCGCGTCGCCTCGTGGTCCGCATGGCGCACCTTGCTGAGGTTTACGTCAAGGTCGGGGATGTCGTCGTACCGGAAAATGCAAAGATTGCCGACTACGGATCTACCGGACGTTATGGCGGTTCGCCTCACCTACACATCGAGCTCGACACAGATATCGACTATCCTACGTACTCACCAACATTATTCCGTTCGTCGAACATCTGGAAGGCGGGGCGCGATTCAACCTTGAATCCTATGGATGTGTTCAAGGTTGATACAACAGGAAAACGCGGCTACAAGCAGACGTTTAATCATGCAATTGCTTCAGGTGCCTGGGTGCAACCGGACGACAAGACGACGCTTGAGCTCAATGGCAAGGTCATCAAGTCAAAAGGCATCTGA
- a CDS encoding ribonuclease E/G, whose product MKLIYERTPSVERAMLVDGERLLEVEERFVDQLSVGTIVEAAIERIHPSLGAAFLTDGETTFFLPIAETLRALASYPEVPAIGQAAIVGEKRLVQVTKEGINGKHHKVTENIRFGGRYLVYFPFGRRKLFSRKLDLVTQDRLSKVLELSEEEGVLFRTEAGQVAPDALQEELNLLRERSTVVIDQRYGQDELLCEHFVRRHVVESVLLNDKEGQARIERLDVPVKRHIGKGRMPEAKRLDGAIEKLESRVVWLDGGAFVLIEQVETMTVIDVNSGKNVAVKDKGRAADTINEAALYTIMEQLRLRNIGGMITIDFLRGSKEGQTRLLKKMKELGARDPRRVEVYGFTRMGLFELSRERTGRSIQDRMTYAGKPSKLAIFSQFERALLDLNDQYEAVVLSLPKKWHDASWHECDIEVHLVEGNPEFAFYGTSEECQNFLSRR is encoded by the coding sequence ATGAAGTTAATCTATGAACGCACCCCTTCGGTTGAGCGGGCGATGCTCGTGGACGGAGAACGTTTACTTGAAGTCGAGGAACGGTTTGTCGACCAACTGTCGGTCGGTACGATCGTCGAAGCTGCAATCGAACGGATTCATCCGTCGCTCGGTGCAGCCTTTTTGACGGACGGTGAGACGACGTTCTTCCTGCCGATCGCAGAGACGCTCCGTGCGCTCGCCTCTTACCCAGAGGTGCCGGCAATCGGTCAGGCTGCTATCGTCGGGGAAAAGCGACTCGTTCAAGTGACGAAAGAAGGAATCAACGGTAAGCATCATAAAGTGACAGAAAATATTCGTTTCGGCGGACGCTATCTCGTCTACTTCCCGTTTGGTCGGCGGAAATTGTTTAGTCGGAAGCTTGACCTCGTCACGCAGGATCGTCTCTCGAAGGTGCTCGAGCTTTCAGAAGAGGAAGGGGTCCTGTTTCGGACGGAAGCCGGGCAAGTGGCACCTGATGCTTTACAGGAAGAACTGAACCTTCTTCGTGAACGTTCGACTGTTGTGATTGATCAGCGTTATGGACAAGATGAGTTACTATGTGAACACTTCGTACGACGCCATGTGGTCGAATCGGTCCTCCTGAATGACAAAGAAGGACAAGCACGAATCGAACGATTGGACGTCCCCGTGAAACGTCACATCGGGAAAGGACGAATGCCTGAGGCGAAACGTCTCGACGGCGCAATCGAGAAGCTCGAGAGTCGTGTCGTCTGGCTAGACGGAGGGGCATTCGTCCTAATCGAACAAGTCGAGACGATGACCGTCATTGACGTGAACAGCGGAAAGAACGTTGCCGTCAAAGACAAAGGACGAGCGGCCGACACGATTAACGAGGCCGCCCTCTACACAATCATGGAGCAGTTGCGCTTGCGTAACATCGGAGGCATGATCACTATTGATTTCTTGCGCGGTTCGAAAGAAGGTCAGACTCGGCTCCTTAAAAAGATGAAAGAACTTGGGGCGCGTGATCCGCGACGTGTCGAGGTGTATGGATTCACACGGATGGGCTTGTTCGAGTTGTCGAGAGAACGGACGGGACGCTCGATTCAAGATCGAATGACGTATGCCGGCAAGCCTTCGAAACTGGCCATCTTCTCACAGTTCGAACGTGCACTACTTGATTTGAACGATCAATATGAAGCGGTCGTACTCTCGCTACCAAAAAAGTGGCACGATGCTTCTTGGCACGAATGTGACATCGAGGTGCACCTCGTTGAAGGGAATCCAGAGTTCGCGTTTTATGGAACGTCCGAAGAATGTCAGAATTTCTTATCTCGTCGTTGA
- a CDS encoding DUF2785 domain-containing protein, with translation MNVLSENELKEALQMMKDGDLTYYEKNKEAILTSMVQHIESTDGELRDRLIYTIFFRLIIEQKDIDYDKMSELLGTSLHVLLFHGIEETQSDAVFTRAFTTLLMALILHRDVEENFLTDEQFQQASEGLIRYLQLEKDTRGYVNGKGWAHSIAHAADAVDELIANPKLDPESFPQLFNVIIDQIMRSEVLAHDEDERLIHPILRLLERGMDSEIILRHVERLPHLLEERKQDLDEEKFWCVVHNVKTFLKSLYVRLNEEQRHDLIQQSILAALKKL, from the coding sequence ATGAATGTATTGTCGGAAAACGAATTAAAAGAAGCCCTTCAGATGATGAAAGATGGAGATTTAACGTATTACGAAAAAAACAAAGAAGCCATTCTCACAAGTATGGTTCAGCATATCGAGTCAACGGACGGCGAACTCCGTGACCGACTCATTTATACGATATTCTTTCGCCTCATCATTGAACAAAAAGACATCGATTACGACAAGATGAGTGAACTCCTTGGGACGTCCTTGCATGTTCTCTTGTTTCATGGGATTGAAGAAACACAGTCTGACGCTGTCTTCACGAGAGCATTCACGACTTTATTGATGGCCTTGATTCTGCATCGGGATGTAGAAGAGAACTTTTTGACAGATGAACAATTCCAGCAGGCGTCAGAAGGTCTGATTCGATATCTTCAGCTCGAAAAAGATACAAGAGGTTATGTCAACGGGAAGGGGTGGGCCCACTCGATTGCTCACGCGGCAGACGCGGTGGACGAACTGATCGCAAATCCGAAACTGGATCCAGAGTCATTTCCGCAACTCTTCAACGTCATCATCGATCAAATCATGCGTTCTGAGGTGTTGGCGCATGATGAAGACGAACGCCTTATCCATCCCATTCTACGTTTACTCGAACGAGGGATGGATTCTGAAATCATCCTTCGTCATGTGGAGCGGCTCCCACATCTCTTAGAAGAACGTAAACAAGATCTTGATGAGGAAAAATTTTGGTGCGTCGTGCATAATGTGAAAACATTTTTGAAGAGTCTGTATGTCCGTTTAAATGAAGAGCAGCGGCATGATCTGATACAACAATCTATTCTTGCCGCACTGAAAAAGTTGTGA
- the obgE gene encoding GTPase ObgE produces the protein MFVDQVNIFVKAGDGGKGMVAFRREKYVPDGGPAGGDGGHGGDVVFEVEEGLRTLVDFRYSKKFIAYDGEKGMSKGMHGRKAKPLIVKVPPGTIVFDAQTDTVIADLTEHGQQATIAKGGRGGRGNCRFATPANPAPEIAENGEPGQERELRLELKLLADVGLVGFPSVGKSTLLSVVSSARPKIGAYHFTTITPNLGVVKTADDRSFVMADLPGLIEGASQGVGLGHQFLRHIERTKVIVHMIDMSGMEGRDPFEDYTTINRELESYNLRLLERPQVVVANKMDMPDAEEHLEEFKKKVGDDVKVFPISALAQDGLRNLLIEVANFVDTTPEFPLDELEEKTATPRVVYRYEKEEKGYQIHIDEYERFVITGPRIEKLFKMTNFDHDESIKRFARQMRQMGVDDDLRKLGAEDGSVVAILDFEFEFVE, from the coding sequence ATGTTTGTCGATCAGGTTAATATTTTTGTAAAAGCTGGAGACGGCGGAAAAGGTATGGTTGCCTTCCGCCGCGAGAAGTATGTCCCAGATGGTGGACCTGCAGGTGGTGACGGTGGTCACGGTGGAGATGTCGTCTTTGAAGTAGAAGAAGGGTTACGTACACTCGTTGATTTCCGTTATTCGAAGAAGTTTATCGCCTATGATGGCGAAAAAGGGATGTCAAAAGGGATGCACGGACGTAAAGCGAAGCCGCTCATCGTCAAAGTTCCACCTGGTACCATCGTGTTCGATGCACAAACGGATACGGTCATCGCCGATTTGACAGAGCACGGACAACAAGCAACGATTGCCAAAGGTGGACGTGGTGGACGGGGGAACTGTCGTTTCGCGACACCAGCCAACCCGGCTCCTGAAATTGCAGAGAACGGAGAACCAGGTCAAGAGCGCGAGTTACGTCTCGAGTTGAAATTACTCGCTGATGTCGGACTCGTCGGCTTCCCGTCTGTCGGAAAGTCTACGCTACTCTCGGTCGTTTCATCTGCACGTCCTAAAATTGGGGCGTACCACTTCACGACGATCACACCGAATCTCGGCGTCGTCAAGACAGCGGACGACCGTAGCTTCGTCATGGCCGACCTTCCTGGTCTCATTGAAGGAGCGAGTCAAGGCGTCGGTCTCGGTCACCAATTCCTGCGTCATATCGAGCGGACGAAAGTCATCGTTCATATGATTGATATGAGCGGAATGGAAGGACGCGACCCGTTCGAGGACTACACGACAATCAACCGTGAGCTCGAGTCGTATAACTTACGCCTTCTCGAGCGTCCACAAGTCGTCGTGGCGAACAAAATGGATATGCCGGACGCAGAGGAACATCTCGAAGAGTTCAAGAAGAAGGTAGGGGACGATGTCAAAGTCTTCCCAATCTCTGCACTCGCTCAAGATGGTCTTCGCAACTTGTTGATTGAAGTGGCGAACTTCGTCGATACGACGCCTGAATTCCCACTCGATGAGCTTGAAGAGAAGACAGCGACGCCTCGTGTCGTGTATCGTTATGAGAAGGAAGAAAAAGGTTATCAAATCCACATCGATGAATACGAACGCTTCGTCATCACGGGACCACGTATCGAGAAGCTCTTCAAGATGACGAACTTCGACCATGATGAGTCAATCAAGCGATTCGCTCGTCAAATGCGTCAGATGGGCGTCGATGACGATCTTCGTAAATTGGGTGCCGAAGACGGTAGCGTCGTCGCAATCCTCGATTTCGAATTCGAATTTGTGGAGTAA
- the mreD gene encoding rod shape-determining protein MreD, translated as MKVFIALFLLFLIEGTWASIFSWHYATPFLLLTLIGLMFVSLYGRWETALGFGLVFGLLYDIVYTDLLGIYVFTFSLIPLLASFVLKYIGENFFSVTITFTFMILVFTVSIYGIMAAIGGTLMTIQTLLVEQIPGTMFVNAIAIVILYYPMTRYVTTRPVVKRG; from the coding sequence ATGAAAGTGTTCATCGCCCTGTTCCTCCTTTTTCTTATTGAAGGAACATGGGCATCGATTTTCTCTTGGCACTATGCGACGCCGTTTCTCTTATTGACGCTCATCGGACTGATGTTTGTCAGTCTGTACGGTCGATGGGAAACGGCGCTCGGGTTTGGTCTTGTATTCGGATTGCTGTATGACATCGTCTACACCGACTTGCTCGGAATTTACGTATTTACTTTTTCACTCATTCCTCTCTTAGCCAGCTTCGTGTTAAAATATATAGGTGAGAACTTTTTCTCCGTCACCATCACATTTACGTTTATGATTCTCGTTTTCACCGTTTCGATTTACGGGATCATGGCGGCGATTGGTGGGACGTTGATGACGATTCAAACACTATTGGTTGAACAGATTCCAGGGACGATGTTTGTCAATGCCATCGCCATCGTGATTCTTTATTATCCGATGACGCGATACGTGACGACACGACCTGTTGTGAAAAGAGGGTAG
- the mreC gene encoding rod shape-determining protein MreC: MSRFVRNKKLIITLVVLILFFVILGVSIRGRSESAWYQDVTRDVVGTFQRVFAVPIGWMDSTVSSISDVRDIYEENRQLKEHLAKYAEVSVEADDLRRENEELRKMVEAKDKSLRDFDLIPAEVIGRTPNDWQRYVTINVGSERGVEKGMAVTAASGMVGRVIQTSAYTSQVQLLSDNNRTNNVSAVVKDADGKATYGTIDGFDTETNELFFTKVSNSVKLKEGELVSTSGLGGRYPAGLVIGTIESIETDEYGVSQVARIKPEADFNEFSQMYVINRTLDEPFLTGPEEGGAAGE, encoded by the coding sequence ATGAGCCGATTCGTACGTAATAAAAAGCTCATCATCACGCTAGTTGTACTGATCTTGTTTTTTGTCATTTTAGGGGTTTCGATTCGAGGACGATCGGAATCAGCCTGGTACCAAGACGTCACGCGTGATGTGGTCGGCACGTTCCAGCGAGTGTTCGCGGTACCAATCGGATGGATGGACTCGACGGTCTCTTCCATCTCAGACGTCCGCGATATCTACGAAGAGAACCGCCAGCTGAAAGAACATTTGGCGAAGTACGCCGAGGTATCGGTTGAAGCGGATGATTTGCGTCGTGAGAATGAGGAACTTCGAAAGATGGTCGAAGCGAAAGACAAGTCGTTACGCGACTTCGACCTCATTCCCGCGGAAGTCATCGGTCGTACACCGAACGATTGGCAACGCTACGTCACCATCAACGTCGGTTCAGAACGAGGCGTTGAGAAAGGCATGGCCGTAACCGCGGCAAGTGGGATGGTCGGTCGTGTCATCCAGACGAGTGCCTATACGTCACAAGTTCAGTTGCTCAGCGACAACAATCGGACGAATAACGTTTCGGCTGTCGTCAAAGATGCAGACGGTAAAGCGACATATGGAACTATTGACGGATTCGATACCGAAACGAACGAATTGTTCTTCACGAAAGTATCGAATAGCGTCAAGCTGAAAGAAGGAGAACTCGTATCGACTTCTGGACTCGGGGGACGCTACCCGGCCGGACTCGTGATTGGTACAATCGAGTCGATTGAGACGGACGAATACGGCGTCTCACAAGTCGCCCGAATTAAACCGGAGGCCGACTTCAATGAGTTCTCACAAATGTACGTGATTAATCGGACACTAGACGAACCGTTTCTAACGGGTCCCGAGGAAGGAGGAGCAGCGGGTGAGTAA
- a CDS encoding septum site-determining protein MinC: MERKRHITIKGHRNGIAIHFNPKSGIDEVLTDLEATLQEMEPPSGKIALKLHAGTRYLDEELSRQIREVVARHGVFYIEDLSSDVMLTEEAKATYGRKTFHYHSGTIRSGQVLTFDGSVLVIGDINPGSEVRATGSIYCLGTIRGNVRAGVEGWEEAVITASLLHPKFLAIGEHVLTSDDEEELPEIEMGCAYQTSDGIEMTRLRHVMTGLKDAYAMELQRG, encoded by the coding sequence ATGGAGCGTAAACGACACATTACGATTAAAGGACATCGCAACGGCATTGCCATTCACTTCAATCCGAAGAGTGGCATCGACGAGGTGCTTACGGACTTAGAAGCGACATTGCAAGAAATGGAGCCGCCGTCCGGGAAGATTGCCCTGAAGTTGCATGCGGGTACTCGTTATCTTGACGAGGAGCTGTCACGTCAAATTCGTGAGGTCGTCGCTCGTCATGGCGTTTTTTATATTGAAGACTTGTCGAGCGATGTCATGTTGACGGAAGAAGCGAAAGCGACGTACGGCAGAAAGACGTTCCACTATCACAGTGGGACGATTCGTAGCGGGCAAGTCCTGACGTTTGATGGTTCTGTGCTCGTGATTGGGGATATCAATCCCGGGTCAGAAGTCCGGGCGACAGGAAGTATCTATTGTTTAGGAACGATACGAGGAAATGTACGTGCGGGTGTCGAAGGATGGGAAGAAGCGGTGATTACCGCGAGCCTGCTCCATCCGAAATTTTTAGCAATCGGCGAACATGTTCTCACCTCCGACGACGAGGAAGAACTTCCTGAAATCGAGATGGGTTGTGCGTATCAGACGAGTGACGGGATTGAGATGACACGTCTCCGGCACGTCATGACCGGTCTGAAAGACGCATATGCAATGGAATTACAGAGAGGGTGA
- the rplU gene encoding 50S ribosomal protein L21, producing the protein MYAIIKTGGKQIKVEAGQEIYIEKLDADVEGSVEFGEVLFVGGDDVKVGAPLVEGAKVVGTVVKHGRAKKITVFKMKAKKNYRRKQGHRQPYTKVRIEKIEA; encoded by the coding sequence ATGTACGCAATCATCAAAACTGGTGGTAAGCAAATCAAAGTTGAAGCAGGTCAAGAAATCTACATCGAAAAACTCGATGCTGATGTCGAAGGTTCTGTAGAATTCGGTGAGGTTCTTTTTGTTGGTGGTGACGATGTTAAAGTCGGCGCTCCACTCGTAGAAGGAGCTAAAGTTGTCGGTACTGTGGTAAAACACGGCCGCGCTAAGAAGATCACTGTCTTCAAAATGAAAGCTAAGAAAAACTACCGTCGTAAGCAAGGTCACCGTCAGCCTTACACGAAAGTTCGCATCGAGAAAATCGAAGCGTAA